The following are encoded in a window of Pelagicoccus enzymogenes genomic DNA:
- a CDS encoding sialate O-acetylesterase has product MKYLLSIFSLLTCATIAEMHAQDEDFYIFLCFGQSNMEGFPGIPESEKGPVDPRFQVLAAVDFPELGRAKGSWYTATPPLSRPSAGLSPADYFGRALVEALPENKKVGVINVAVGGTKIELFDEAARAAYLADAPDWLHNISSAYDKDPYARLVEMGKLAQRDGVIKGILMHQGESNTGDKEWPHKVKTVYLNLLNDLGLKPEDVPLIAGEVVAADQYGKCASMNEIIRTLPETIPTAHIVSSAGCPDTVDDLHFSPEGYKMLGTRYADTILPLLVQ; this is encoded by the coding sequence ATGAAGTACCTACTCTCGATTTTTAGCCTTCTGACCTGCGCCACTATCGCTGAAATGCATGCGCAGGACGAAGACTTTTACATATTCCTCTGCTTCGGCCAATCGAATATGGAGGGATTCCCAGGCATTCCGGAATCGGAAAAAGGTCCTGTCGACCCACGTTTCCAGGTCCTCGCTGCCGTAGACTTCCCAGAGCTGGGACGGGCAAAAGGCAGCTGGTACACCGCGACCCCTCCGCTAAGTCGCCCCTCCGCAGGCCTCAGCCCAGCCGACTACTTTGGCCGGGCTCTCGTCGAGGCCCTACCTGAAAACAAAAAAGTCGGCGTCATCAACGTCGCCGTCGGCGGCACCAAGATCGAACTCTTCGACGAAGCCGCGCGCGCGGCCTACCTCGCCGATGCTCCCGACTGGCTACACAACATTTCCAGCGCCTACGACAAGGATCCCTACGCTCGCCTAGTCGAGATGGGCAAGCTCGCTCAAAGGGACGGCGTCATAAAGGGCATACTCATGCATCAGGGCGAATCCAACACCGGCGATAAGGAGTGGCCCCACAAGGTGAAGACCGTATACCTGAACCTCCTCAACGATCTTGGCCTCAAGCCCGAAGACGTTCCTCTGATCGCAGGCGAGGTCGTTGCAGCCGACCAATACGGAAAGTGCGCCAGCATGAACGAGATCATCCGCACCCTTCCCGAAACCATTCCCACCGCTCACATCGTTTCTTCCGCTGGATGCCCGGACACGGTAGACGACCTCCACTTCTCTCCCGAAGGCTACAAAATGCTGGGCACCCGTTACGCCGACACGATTTTACCACTATTGGTACAGTAA
- a CDS encoding Gfo/Idh/MocA family protein, with amino-acid sequence MKVAIIGLGFGAEFIPIYQAHPRAEMYAICQRNEDKLNATGDQFGIAKRYTSFEDVLADPEVDAVHINTPIPDHGPQSIKALEAGKHVACTVPMATTVEDCKRIVELTKETGLIYMMMETVVYSREYLFVKEMYDKGELGRIQFLQASHQQDMAGWPGYWDGLPPMHYATHCVGPVLGLQRKLAESVSCVGSGKIDDAQANVYGSPFAIESCHIQMKDSDVAARIYRSLFETARQYRESFDVYGSKKSYEWPLIEGEDPVLHTLGKPEPEIPERVKVPDYAHLLPNEIQHFTGRGVYDADEHQHLSFTQGAGHGGSHPHLVDNFIGAVLDKSNPYPNAVESANISCVGILAHESAMKGGELMRMPDFTLSLD; translated from the coding sequence ATGAAAGTTGCAATCATAGGGCTCGGATTTGGAGCCGAATTCATTCCCATCTACCAAGCCCACCCACGGGCTGAAATGTACGCCATCTGTCAACGCAACGAGGATAAGCTCAATGCGACTGGCGACCAGTTCGGAATCGCAAAGCGCTACACTTCGTTCGAAGACGTGCTGGCTGACCCGGAAGTTGACGCCGTGCACATCAATACGCCGATTCCTGATCATGGCCCGCAATCCATCAAGGCGCTGGAAGCCGGCAAGCACGTCGCCTGTACGGTGCCGATGGCGACAACTGTCGAAGACTGCAAACGAATCGTAGAACTGACGAAAGAGACCGGTCTTATCTACATGATGATGGAGACTGTTGTCTATAGCCGCGAGTACCTCTTTGTGAAAGAGATGTACGACAAGGGCGAGTTGGGTCGTATCCAATTTCTACAGGCAAGCCACCAGCAAGACATGGCTGGTTGGCCAGGGTACTGGGACGGCCTTCCACCGATGCACTACGCCACGCACTGCGTAGGACCCGTGCTCGGATTGCAACGCAAGCTGGCAGAGAGCGTTTCGTGCGTCGGTTCCGGAAAGATCGACGACGCGCAGGCTAACGTCTATGGGTCACCGTTCGCGATCGAGTCTTGCCACATCCAGATGAAGGATAGCGATGTGGCCGCTCGCATCTATCGCTCGCTTTTCGAGACGGCCCGTCAATATCGCGAGAGCTTCGACGTATACGGCTCCAAGAAGTCTTACGAATGGCCGTTGATCGAGGGTGAAGACCCTGTATTGCACACCCTCGGCAAACCAGAGCCCGAAATCCCAGAGCGGGTGAAGGTACCGGACTACGCCCATCTCCTGCCGAATGAGATCCAGCATTTCACGGGGCGCGGCGTTTACGATGCCGACGAGCACCAACACCTCTCCTTCACGCAAGGGGCTGGGCACGGAGGGTCGCACCCGCATCTCGTTGACAACTTCATCGGAGCGGTCCTCGACAAGTCCAATCCGTATCCAAATGCGGTGGAATCTGCCAACATCAGTTGTGTGGGCATCCTCGCCCACGAGTCAGCCATGAAAGGCGGCGAGCTGATGAGAATGCCAGATTTTACGCTCTCGCTGGACTAA
- a CDS encoding AraC family transcriptional regulator, whose protein sequence is MLEVKSWFSNIDPTVSLNQVFEHLPGIMYFVKDRESRILMGNREFAQRCGLSGAEDLHGQSDMDIFPAYMARKFRADDLEVLRSGKPLLNLVELFPSRERLPEWFITQKFPMRDVKGKTVGICGIVQSYERILDHSNDVIFTLVEYIRSHYSEPISIPELAKRIGLSQRQLERRFQETFRTTPRQYIVRLRVLIASDRLLNSDTPITDIAIESGFYDHSSFIRHFRSIFETTPLVYRKHRHLSKT, encoded by the coding sequence ATGCTGGAAGTGAAATCTTGGTTTTCGAACATCGATCCCACCGTATCGCTTAACCAGGTTTTCGAGCACCTCCCGGGCATCATGTATTTCGTCAAGGACCGCGAATCCCGCATTCTGATGGGCAATCGCGAATTCGCTCAACGCTGCGGACTGTCCGGGGCCGAGGACCTGCACGGGCAGAGCGATATGGATATCTTTCCCGCCTACATGGCTCGGAAATTTCGAGCCGACGACTTGGAGGTCCTGCGCAGCGGAAAACCCTTATTGAACCTAGTGGAGCTTTTCCCATCGCGCGAGCGCCTTCCCGAGTGGTTCATCACTCAGAAGTTTCCCATGCGTGACGTGAAGGGGAAAACGGTTGGGATTTGCGGTATCGTGCAAAGCTACGAGAGGATTCTGGATCACTCCAACGATGTAATCTTCACCCTCGTAGAATACATTCGCAGCCACTACTCGGAACCGATTTCAATTCCGGAGCTTGCCAAGCGGATTGGGCTTTCGCAGCGACAGCTCGAGCGACGTTTCCAGGAGACTTTTCGAACAACTCCGAGGCAATATATCGTGCGCTTGCGCGTCCTGATCGCCAGCGACCGATTGCTCAACAGTGATACTCCTATTACCGACATCGCGATTGAGTCGGGTTTTTACGATCACAGCAGCTTCATCCGCCACTTTCGCTCAATATTCGAGACGACTCCACTGGTTTATCGGAAGCATCGGCATCTCTCGAAAACGTGA
- a CDS encoding PVC-type heme-binding CxxCH protein, translating into MKQSFIHRLAVVAAIAAIFTAGPSVAAQENDDDGVIDLLFIGHGQREGSGYHLSHVFAPVFNRSLGDEKIRMRYVETLDVLNPEDLAATDALMLYANYNTISDDQEAALLEFVANGGGFLPVHCASACFGHSQEFVDLVGARFRSHGYEEFSTTIPEGRETHPILQGYEGFVTKDETYVHADHNEDQREVLMLREDEPWTWTRTHGKGRVFYTAYGHDMNTWGQEAFHDLLIRGILWSVGEEKSEANRRLVASMPEMKYEAADTIPNYLKKSPAPQLASAFSPEESEKLSLVADGFEMKLFVAEPDIVNPIAFAWDEKGRLFVAESVDYPNNVDPNQEGNDRILICEDKDGDGRADTFTVFAEGLNIPTSLTPVDGGWIVAQAPHFLFLKDTNGDDKADVKYPINDYWGIRDTHAGPSNLRYGFDNKIWGAVGYSEVEKSTQGEFGQGVFRMDTDNGTVEPIGLFSNNTWGLGMSEDFEIFGSTANNAPAWHVPLWRPFTYERNPALPSQLSAKIDDFTQFFPITHKFLQVDAHGRYTAGAGFNLYTARAFPKQYWNASAFIGGPTGHLLGQFFLEEEGSSYVAQNRGSILSSVDEWLSPVFADVGPDGQLWVADWYNFIIQHNPQPSKQSAGFDAETGAGNAHVNPLRDRHHGRIYRIVAKGSKTPKSLDLSEASTTELVETLANDNLFWRMTAQRKLVREKRREAIPQLREIVLEDNSVDEIGLNTRVIHALWSLSGLGAFNLDSTQAESVVLAALEHPSASVRKNAVMALTETGSEEELSLAASKTDDADPKTRLKALLALGLLPPSEDRSNELLSRRSEFTTDPWLGRAFAYAVLENGDAYVRRLLEGGTSIDFANGFDSIEEVPEYVALKLYLAKQEGDLVAALGNWKSLPSETVAIASMALLDVWKTQLHEPSSSDLVALQEMARLVDADTQMQLKLRTAGLDLQFSKIDEEKYQDFVKQNTFEPQIWGWGRVSSGEELYMQHCVACHGSDAGGDQGLGAPSLRGMDNWYTQTQLQKFYAGVRGTHFKNPRGIAMKGALQFLDMETRPQMTISHLAHYLETLEANAPDEATLEGDPAKGKTLYTTCVACHGPEGQGNTELAAPKLTGKQDWYLYKQIREFQEGVRGSDPRDAKGAEMALMAKTLVDEQAVKDVVAYIRSLDTK; encoded by the coding sequence ATGAAACAATCCTTTATCCACCGACTGGCTGTGGTGGCCGCAATCGCAGCAATCTTTACGGCGGGCCCATCCGTTGCGGCCCAGGAAAACGATGACGATGGCGTTATCGACCTCCTGTTCATAGGGCACGGTCAACGCGAAGGTAGCGGTTACCACCTGTCGCACGTATTCGCTCCCGTCTTCAACCGCTCTCTCGGAGACGAGAAAATTCGTATGCGTTATGTGGAGACACTGGATGTGCTCAACCCGGAGGACTTGGCGGCAACCGACGCTCTGATGCTGTATGCGAATTACAATACCATCAGTGACGATCAAGAAGCGGCCTTGCTCGAATTCGTGGCGAACGGCGGCGGGTTCCTACCTGTTCATTGCGCGAGCGCCTGCTTCGGACATTCGCAGGAGTTCGTCGACCTTGTCGGAGCGCGTTTCCGCAGCCACGGCTACGAGGAGTTTTCTACAACGATACCAGAGGGTAGAGAGACACACCCCATTTTGCAGGGGTACGAAGGCTTCGTCACCAAGGACGAAACTTATGTGCACGCCGACCACAACGAGGACCAACGGGAAGTGCTGATGTTGCGGGAGGACGAGCCATGGACCTGGACTCGAACTCACGGTAAAGGCCGCGTGTTCTACACCGCTTACGGCCACGATATGAACACTTGGGGACAGGAAGCGTTTCACGACCTGCTGATTCGCGGGATTCTCTGGAGCGTCGGCGAGGAGAAAAGCGAGGCGAATCGGCGATTGGTAGCGAGCATGCCAGAGATGAAATACGAGGCTGCGGATACGATTCCAAACTACCTGAAAAAAAGCCCAGCTCCCCAGCTCGCGAGCGCCTTTTCTCCTGAAGAATCCGAGAAGCTAAGTCTCGTTGCGGACGGCTTCGAAATGAAATTGTTCGTGGCAGAGCCAGACATCGTGAACCCGATTGCTTTCGCATGGGACGAAAAGGGACGCCTCTTTGTTGCGGAATCTGTGGACTACCCTAATAACGTCGACCCGAACCAAGAGGGTAACGACCGAATCCTCATCTGCGAAGATAAGGACGGCGACGGGCGAGCAGATACTTTCACCGTGTTCGCGGAAGGACTGAATATCCCGACTAGTTTGACGCCCGTGGACGGCGGATGGATCGTGGCCCAAGCGCCTCATTTCCTGTTTCTCAAAGATACGAACGGCGACGACAAGGCCGACGTCAAGTATCCAATAAACGATTACTGGGGAATTCGAGATACTCATGCCGGTCCCTCTAACCTGCGCTACGGTTTCGACAATAAGATCTGGGGAGCCGTCGGCTACTCGGAGGTCGAGAAGTCGACACAGGGAGAATTTGGACAAGGTGTATTCCGCATGGATACGGATAACGGAACCGTCGAGCCAATAGGTCTCTTCAGCAACAACACTTGGGGACTAGGCATGAGCGAGGATTTCGAAATTTTCGGGTCAACCGCCAACAACGCGCCTGCTTGGCATGTACCTTTGTGGCGTCCTTTCACCTACGAGAGAAACCCTGCTCTCCCCTCTCAGCTTTCAGCGAAGATCGACGACTTTACCCAGTTCTTTCCCATCACGCATAAGTTTCTCCAGGTAGACGCCCACGGTCGCTACACCGCAGGTGCTGGCTTCAACCTGTACACAGCGCGAGCTTTCCCGAAACAGTATTGGAATGCCTCAGCGTTCATAGGAGGGCCAACGGGCCATTTGCTAGGCCAATTCTTCCTCGAAGAAGAAGGCTCTAGCTATGTTGCCCAAAATCGTGGTTCCATCTTGTCTTCGGTCGACGAGTGGCTGTCTCCAGTTTTTGCTGACGTCGGTCCCGACGGTCAGCTCTGGGTTGCGGATTGGTATAATTTCATCATCCAACACAATCCTCAACCCTCCAAGCAATCGGCAGGCTTCGATGCTGAAACGGGAGCGGGCAATGCCCATGTGAACCCGCTGCGCGATCGCCATCACGGCCGTATTTATCGCATCGTGGCAAAAGGGTCGAAGACCCCAAAGTCCCTCGACCTATCGGAAGCAAGTACGACGGAGCTGGTGGAAACCTTGGCCAATGACAATCTGTTCTGGAGGATGACCGCCCAGCGGAAACTGGTGAGAGAAAAACGTCGTGAGGCAATCCCTCAGCTTCGCGAAATCGTTCTCGAAGACAATTCAGTCGACGAGATCGGTTTGAACACGCGAGTCATCCATGCCCTTTGGAGCTTAAGCGGACTCGGCGCTTTTAACCTTGATTCAACACAGGCTGAATCGGTTGTTCTTGCGGCCTTAGAGCATCCGTCAGCATCCGTTCGCAAGAACGCAGTTATGGCGTTGACGGAAACAGGGAGCGAAGAGGAACTGAGTTTGGCTGCGAGCAAGACCGATGACGCTGATCCCAAAACCCGCTTGAAGGCGCTTCTCGCTCTGGGGCTTCTTCCGCCGTCGGAAGATCGATCAAACGAACTCCTGAGTCGCCGCTCTGAGTTTACGACCGATCCCTGGCTGGGCCGAGCATTTGCCTATGCTGTACTCGAAAATGGCGACGCGTATGTGAGACGTTTACTCGAAGGAGGGACGAGCATAGATTTCGCAAATGGATTCGACAGCATCGAAGAGGTGCCCGAGTACGTTGCCTTGAAGCTCTATCTCGCAAAGCAAGAGGGCGACCTCGTTGCCGCACTTGGAAACTGGAAGAGCCTCCCATCCGAGACAGTCGCAATCGCCAGCATGGCTCTCCTCGACGTATGGAAGACTCAACTACACGAGCCAAGCAGTAGCGACCTAGTCGCCTTGCAGGAGATGGCTCGTCTCGTCGACGCGGATACTCAAATGCAGCTGAAGCTGCGAACTGCAGGCCTAGATCTGCAGTTTTCAAAAATCGACGAAGAGAAGTACCAGGATTTCGTGAAGCAAAACACTTTCGAGCCTCAAATCTGGGGCTGGGGACGCGTTTCCTCGGGCGAAGAACTGTACATGCAACACTGCGTGGCTTGCCACGGTTCAGACGCAGGAGGCGATCAAGGACTTGGGGCTCCTTCCCTGCGCGGAATGGACAATTGGTACACGCAAACTCAGCTGCAGAAATTCTATGCAGGCGTTCGCGGGACCCACTTCAAAAATCCCCGTGGAATCGCCATGAAAGGAGCGCTGCAATTCCTCGATATGGAGACTCGTCCTCAGATGACCATTTCACACTTGGCCCACTACCTCGAGACGCTTGAGGCAAATGCTCCAGATGAGGCCACTTTGGAAGGCGATCCAGCGAAAGGCAAAACGCTGTACACGACCTGTGTGGCTTGTCACGGGCCCGAAGGTCAAGGTAACACGGAACTGGCAGCGCCGAAGCTCACCGGTAAACAAGACTGGTACCTCTACAAACAAATTCGCGAATTCCAGGAGGGGGTACGCGGGTCTGATCCACGTGATGCGAAAGGAGCAGAAATGGCCCTGATGGCAAAGACTTTGGTCGACGAGCAAGCCGTCAAAGACGTCGTCGCCTATATCCGTTCATTGGATACAAAATAA
- a CDS encoding alpha/beta hydrolase: MTLPNTVLNLTKSAIFTLTLAVSATAIAQDGKIYPLDRPDEPNAIPLNTGGVEGQENPESWFRQWGDPMARNISEATLTPFLPDPEKANGAAVIVAPGGGFRWLSMGNEGWEIAEALNEQGIAAFVLKYRLRPTGATIEDLERSMNRTFSSAGSGDNPPRPQWDLSNQLEDAEAAYDMIIERAEEWGVDTDRIGMIGFSAGAGLTMHCTLNSEKMKLAFIGPIYGGMGPQEVPEDAPPMFAAIATDDFLFRGQFGVIESWHKAGVPVEFHLYQNGGHGFGLGNPDRTSNKWFGSFIYWLEVNDFLEAK, encoded by the coding sequence ATGACACTACCCAATACCGTACTCAATCTAACCAAATCAGCTATTTTCACGCTGACGCTTGCAGTCTCTGCGACAGCCATCGCCCAAGACGGAAAAATCTATCCCCTCGATCGCCCGGACGAGCCTAACGCCATTCCCCTCAACACCGGAGGCGTCGAAGGTCAGGAAAATCCAGAGAGCTGGTTCCGCCAATGGGGAGATCCCATGGCTCGCAATATCTCCGAAGCGACACTGACTCCGTTCCTGCCTGATCCTGAAAAAGCGAATGGAGCCGCAGTAATCGTAGCCCCCGGCGGAGGTTTCCGCTGGTTATCTATGGGCAACGAAGGCTGGGAAATCGCCGAGGCCCTCAACGAACAAGGTATCGCCGCATTCGTACTCAAATACCGACTACGCCCAACCGGAGCGACCATCGAGGATTTGGAGCGCAGCATGAACCGCACATTCTCTTCGGCCGGCAGCGGCGACAATCCCCCACGCCCGCAGTGGGATCTATCAAATCAACTCGAAGACGCCGAAGCAGCCTACGACATGATCATCGAGCGAGCCGAAGAATGGGGCGTCGACACGGACCGCATTGGCATGATCGGCTTTTCGGCTGGTGCTGGTCTGACCATGCACTGTACGCTAAATTCCGAAAAGATGAAGCTCGCCTTCATCGGTCCAATCTACGGCGGAATGGGACCGCAAGAAGTTCCCGAAGACGCGCCACCAATGTTCGCCGCCATCGCTACCGACGACTTCCTTTTCCGCGGTCAATTCGGCGTAATAGAGTCATGGCACAAAGCTGGCGTTCCCGTCGAATTCCACCTGTATCAGAATGGTGGGCACGGATTCGGACTCGGCAACCCCGACCGCACCAGCAACAAGTGGTTCGGCTCCTTCATCTACTGGCTGGAAGTAAACGACTTCCTCGAAGCTAAGTAA
- a CDS encoding sugar phosphate isomerase/epimerase family protein codes for MKFGASTWLWTSPFDGSDVSLLYKIAELGFDCVEIPVEDPEAIDPEKIAAALKETGLQAIVCAAVVGDRDISSSDPIKVQAAETYLQACIKLAVTWGSSLVVGPLYAPVAKTRLPTEVERQAEWSRSVAGLRRMAGFAAEAGVRLGIEPLNRFESDMVNTAADALRMLDEIDHPAIGLSLDSFHMNIEEVDFCKAVERAGKRLLHLQVSDSHRGVPGDGNSDWTGLREGLRRIGYDAAVSIESFSPDTSSLAEAVCIWKRFAPSQDEFAKRGLQFLKSWSA; via the coding sequence ATGAAATTTGGAGCGAGCACTTGGCTTTGGACCTCACCTTTCGACGGCAGCGATGTTTCGTTGCTCTATAAGATCGCGGAGCTCGGCTTCGACTGCGTTGAGATTCCCGTGGAAGACCCGGAAGCGATTGATCCGGAAAAAATCGCCGCAGCACTGAAAGAAACAGGTCTTCAGGCGATCGTTTGCGCAGCGGTCGTGGGAGACCGAGACATTTCTAGTTCCGATCCCATCAAGGTTCAAGCTGCCGAAACCTACTTGCAGGCGTGTATCAAGCTAGCAGTGACATGGGGAAGCTCGCTCGTGGTGGGCCCGCTTTACGCCCCCGTCGCCAAAACTCGTTTGCCCACAGAAGTCGAAAGACAAGCGGAATGGTCCCGCTCCGTCGCAGGCTTGCGTCGCATGGCGGGTTTCGCCGCTGAAGCCGGAGTCCGCCTCGGTATCGAACCGCTGAACCGCTTCGAATCAGACATGGTAAACACTGCGGCTGATGCCTTGCGAATGCTTGACGAAATCGATCATCCGGCCATCGGCCTTTCGCTGGACAGCTTCCACATGAACATCGAGGAAGTCGATTTTTGCAAAGCAGTCGAGCGAGCAGGAAAACGTCTGCTCCACCTGCAGGTCTCGGATAGCCACCGCGGCGTTCCAGGCGATGGAAATAGCGATTGGACGGGCTTACGAGAAGGGCTTCGTCGCATCGGCTATGATGCAGCAGTATCGATCGAGAGTTTTTCGCCCGATACCTCCAGCTTAGCGGAAGCCGTCTGCATCTGGAAACGCTTCGCGCCGAGCCAAGACGAGTTCGCGAAAAGAGGTCTACAGTTTTTAAAGAGTTGGTCTGCCTGA
- a CDS encoding alpha/beta hydrolase: protein MRPYPIFAAFALLACATCHAQQANVNLDWNPQENTENLTPFSAPLNSPEVHDDRTVTFRVKAPKAETVALNGAILAAFGRNWNDTLPFEKGENGIWTLTVGPVRPDIYAYLVQVDGVQVADPSNTIASFTGMPPYSQVVVHGDGPAYYDAKNVPHGAITRHIYHSDVTQGERDLYVYTPPGYDSSIQYPVLYLMGGSGELPHNWIHDGRANFILDNLYAEGKAEPMIMVIPNNQVIHRNHPQHRQLSFDILERELREQVIPLIDANYSTIPNPSGRALSGLSMGGRHAMLVGLNSLDLFGSFGILSAGMTDAEEVLADFLNDPMANQKVDYLFIGQGKMEAEGRWNERVQALIDSLKAHDIEYEYSVAGYTAHDWATWRALLHEDFLPNLWRKQ from the coding sequence ATGCGCCCTTACCCCATCTTCGCCGCCTTCGCCCTATTGGCCTGTGCCACTTGCCACGCCCAACAGGCCAACGTAAACCTCGACTGGAATCCTCAAGAAAACACGGAAAACCTAACGCCCTTCAGCGCCCCGCTCAATTCGCCCGAGGTCCACGACGACCGAACCGTCACCTTCCGCGTCAAAGCTCCGAAAGCAGAAACGGTCGCCCTCAACGGAGCCATCCTCGCCGCATTCGGCCGAAACTGGAACGATACCCTGCCGTTCGAAAAAGGTGAAAACGGCATTTGGACACTGACCGTAGGGCCCGTCCGTCCCGACATCTACGCATACCTCGTGCAGGTCGATGGCGTCCAGGTCGCTGACCCATCCAATACCATAGCATCCTTCACCGGCATGCCGCCCTACAGCCAAGTGGTCGTGCACGGCGACGGTCCGGCTTACTACGATGCCAAGAACGTCCCTCACGGTGCCATCACTAGGCACATTTACCACTCGGACGTTACCCAAGGCGAACGCGATCTCTACGTGTATACGCCTCCTGGATACGACTCATCTATTCAATACCCCGTCCTCTACCTCATGGGTGGCAGCGGCGAACTCCCCCATAACTGGATACACGACGGGCGGGCCAACTTCATTTTGGACAACCTTTACGCGGAAGGAAAAGCCGAGCCTATGATAATGGTGATTCCAAACAACCAAGTCATCCACCGCAACCATCCCCAGCACCGCCAACTCAGCTTCGACATCCTCGAACGCGAACTGCGCGAACAAGTAATCCCACTAATTGACGCCAACTACTCCACCATCCCCAATCCGAGCGGACGCGCCCTCTCCGGTCTTTCGATGGGCGGTCGACACGCCATGCTAGTCGGGCTCAACTCACTCGATCTATTCGGCTCCTTTGGAATCCTCAGCGCGGGCATGACGGATGCCGAGGAAGTCCTCGCCGACTTCCTGAACGACCCTATGGCCAACCAGAAAGTCGACTACCTATTCATCGGCCAAGGGAAAATGGAAGCGGAAGGCCGCTGGAACGAACGCGTCCAAGCCCTCATCGACTCCCTCAAGGCTCACGACATCGAGTACGAGTATTCTGTCGCTGGATACACCGCCCACGACTGGGCAACATGGCGGGCCCTTTTACACGAGGACTTCCTGCCCAACCTCTGGAGAAAGCAGTAA
- a CDS encoding glycoside hydrolase family 43 protein, which yields MFQTLRRTPLFIIQTIAFATMSLAETTDRSDIRIRDPFVLPDPSSKTYYIYGTTTSGIFDGNIERKAVMVFRSKDLKNWEDPVPVWEIPEDHWGRETVWAPEVHEYKGRYYLFTTVTSKETLPTPPGRPQNVRRGTEILVADSPLGPFEPFENGPQTPHDWMALDGSLWVEDGVPYMVFCHEWAQITDGSFDIVQLSEDLSRPVGNPKLLFHASEAPWVRCRGDIGELYQGKRYHAYVSDGNWLHYTKDGTLLMLWSSYGPTKYAVGIARSQSGSVFGPWEQLPDPLWSDDGGHPMLFNTFDGRLVMVIHQPNRKVERARFFEIDDLGDTLAIKKEIAID from the coding sequence GTGTTCCAAACCTTACGCCGCACCCCACTTTTTATTATCCAGACGATTGCGTTCGCTACGATGAGCCTCGCCGAAACAACCGACCGATCTGATATTCGCATCCGCGATCCCTTTGTGCTGCCTGACCCGTCCTCGAAAACCTACTACATCTACGGCACCACCACTTCCGGTATTTTCGATGGCAACATCGAGCGTAAGGCTGTGATGGTTTTCCGCAGCAAGGATCTGAAAAACTGGGAAGACCCCGTTCCAGTCTGGGAAATTCCCGAGGACCACTGGGGACGCGAAACAGTCTGGGCCCCGGAAGTGCATGAGTACAAAGGTCGCTACTACCTGTTCACCACCGTCACCTCCAAGGAGACCCTTCCCACCCCGCCAGGCCGTCCGCAAAACGTGCGGCGCGGCACAGAGATCCTCGTGGCCGACTCTCCGCTCGGTCCTTTTGAACCTTTCGAGAACGGCCCACAAACTCCCCACGACTGGATGGCCCTGGACGGCAGCCTCTGGGTTGAGGACGGCGTTCCCTACATGGTTTTCTGCCACGAGTGGGCCCAGATCACAGACGGCAGTTTCGACATCGTACAACTCAGCGAAGACCTCTCCCGTCCCGTCGGGAATCCAAAGCTCCTCTTCCATGCATCGGAAGCGCCTTGGGTTCGCTGCCGCGGGGATATAGGCGAACTGTATCAAGGAAAGCGATACCACGCTTACGTGAGCGACGGAAACTGGCTCCACTACACCAAAGACGGAACGTTGCTCATGCTCTGGTCCAGTTATGGCCCGACCAAGTATGCCGTTGGGATTGCCCGATCGCAAAGTGGCAGCGTTTTCGGACCTTGGGAACAGCTCCCCGATCCGCTCTGGTCCGACGATGGAGGACACCCAATGCTATTCAACACCTTCGACGGACGCCTCGTCATGGTCATCCACCAACCCAACCGCAAAGTCGAGCGAGCACGCTTCTTCGAAATCGACGACCTAGGCGACACCCTCGCAATCAAAAAGGAAATAGCCATCGATTAG